One Thunnus maccoyii chromosome 14, fThuMac1.1, whole genome shotgun sequence genomic window carries:
- the LOC121911857 gene encoding fibulin-7 isoform X2, which produces MCLLLLWLTAIQSSHAAVQTCMDKHQVVGVLRQMEKFLKGQEIRFTEGLRIMKSKLATLQNSVSKLPQADQSSAPTTCPSLEAPAHGTKFGSKYFVGHEVHFTCSQGYHLIGSATRVCRDNGTWTGISAVCKDISECASNPCQNGGTCVEGVNQYKCTCPQNWSGSHCQHQTQTAPPEWSVMNDPAFSRRPRCAQVNRAQHCSCDAGFHMSGTSDNSICQDVNECEVYRLDQGGKLCVHECVNVPGSYHCSCPSGYKLLPDGRSCEDVDECLSQQHNCSQGTTCINMGGGFQCVNPVCPRSHGNISYVKTSPFQCERNPCPMDSRSCHLAPKTVSFHYLSLPSNLQTPATLFRMATAAAPGRTGPDSLRFGIVGGNSRAIFAMQRSDRQTGELILVQQLRGPQEISVDVDMSEYTDRTFQAKHVARVQVLVSPYNF; this is translated from the exons AT GTGTTTGCTTTTGCTGTGGTTGACTGCTATTCAGAGTAGCCATGCTGCCGTTCAG ACATGCATGGATAAGCACCAGGTGGTTGGGGTGCTCCGTCAAATGGAGAAATTTCTGAAAGGCCAGGAGATACGGTTTACAGAAGGCCTCCGGATCATGAAGTCAAAACTGGCAACGCTTCAGAACTCTGTCTCTAAGTTGCCCCAAGCAGATCAGTCATCTG CTCCCACCACCTGCCCCTCCCTGGAAGCCCCTGCTCACGGAACGAAGTTTGGCTCAAAGTATTTTGTCGGACATGAGGTCCATTTCACTTGTTCCCAGGGCTACCATCTCATCGGTTCGGCCACACGTGTTTGCCGGGACAACGGCACCTGGACGGGCATCAGTGCCGTCTGTAAAG ACATCAGTGAGTGTGCAAGTAACCCCTGCCAAAATGGAGGTACCTGTGTGGAGGGTGTTAACCAGTACAAATGTACCTGCCCTCAGAACTGGAGTGGCTCACACTGCCAGCACCAAACCCAGACAG CACCGCCTGAGTGGAGTGTCATGAATGATCCAGCATTCAGCCGGAGGCCTCGCTGTGCCCAAGTGAACCGAGCCCAACACTGCAGCTGTGATGCGGGCTTTCACATGAGTGGCACCTCTGACAACAGTATCTGCCAGG ATGTGAATGAGTGTGAAGTTTACCGGCTGGACCAAGGAGGGAAGCTCTGTGTCCACGAGTGTGTCAATGTCCCAGGCTCGTACCACTGCTCTTGCCCCAGCGGCTACAAGTTGCTCCCAGATGGGCGGAGCTGTGAGG ATGTGGACGAATGTTTAAGCCAGCAGCACAACTGTAGTCAAGGCACAACTTGTATCAACATGGGGGGAGGCTTTCAGTGCGTCAACCCAGTGTGTCCCCGTTCCCATGGAAACATCAGCTATGTCAAGACGTCTCCCTT TCAGTGTGAGAGAAACCCCTGCCCCATGGACAGCCGCTCCTGCCACCTGGCTCCTAAGACCGTCTCCTTCCACTACCTGTCCCTTCCCTCCAACCTGCAGACTCCCGCCACTCTTTTCCGTATGGCCACCGCTGCCGCCCCCGGGCGCACCGGGCCCGACAGCCTGCGCTTCGGCATAGTTGGGGGAAACTCCCGGGCCATCTTTGCTATGCAGcgttcagacagacagactggtgAGCTGATACTGGTCCAGCAGCTGCGTGGGCCGCAGGAGATCAGCGTCGACGTGGACATGTCTGAATACACTGACCGCACCTTTCAGGCCAAGCATGTGGCCAGGGTCCAAGTTCTGGTTTCACCTTACAACTTCTGA
- the LOC121911857 gene encoding fibulin-7 isoform X3, producing the protein MDKHQVVGVLRQMEKFLKGQEIRFTEGLRIMKSKLATLQNSVSKLPQADQSSAPTTCPSLEAPAHGTKFGSKYFVGHEVHFTCSQGYHLIGSATRVCRDNGTWTGISAVCKDISECASNPCQNGGTCVEGVNQYKCTCPQNWSGSHCQHQTQTAPPEWSVMNDPAFSRRPRCAQVNRAQHCSCDAGFHMSGTSDNSICQDVNECEVYRLDQGGKLCVHECVNVPGSYHCSCPSGYKLLPDGRSCEDVDECLSQQHNCSQGTTCINMGGGFQCVNPVCPRSHGNISYVKTSPFQCERNPCPMDSRSCHLAPKTVSFHYLSLPSNLQTPATLFRMATAAAPGRTGPDSLRFGIVGGNSRAIFAMQRSDRQTGELILVQQLRGPQEISVDVDMSEYTDRTFQAKHVARVQVLVSPYNF; encoded by the exons ATGGATAAGCACCAGGTGGTTGGGGTGCTCCGTCAAATGGAGAAATTTCTGAAAGGCCAGGAGATACGGTTTACAGAAGGCCTCCGGATCATGAAGTCAAAACTGGCAACGCTTCAGAACTCTGTCTCTAAGTTGCCCCAAGCAGATCAGTCATCTG CTCCCACCACCTGCCCCTCCCTGGAAGCCCCTGCTCACGGAACGAAGTTTGGCTCAAAGTATTTTGTCGGACATGAGGTCCATTTCACTTGTTCCCAGGGCTACCATCTCATCGGTTCGGCCACACGTGTTTGCCGGGACAACGGCACCTGGACGGGCATCAGTGCCGTCTGTAAAG ACATCAGTGAGTGTGCAAGTAACCCCTGCCAAAATGGAGGTACCTGTGTGGAGGGTGTTAACCAGTACAAATGTACCTGCCCTCAGAACTGGAGTGGCTCACACTGCCAGCACCAAACCCAGACAG CACCGCCTGAGTGGAGTGTCATGAATGATCCAGCATTCAGCCGGAGGCCTCGCTGTGCCCAAGTGAACCGAGCCCAACACTGCAGCTGTGATGCGGGCTTTCACATGAGTGGCACCTCTGACAACAGTATCTGCCAGG ATGTGAATGAGTGTGAAGTTTACCGGCTGGACCAAGGAGGGAAGCTCTGTGTCCACGAGTGTGTCAATGTCCCAGGCTCGTACCACTGCTCTTGCCCCAGCGGCTACAAGTTGCTCCCAGATGGGCGGAGCTGTGAGG ATGTGGACGAATGTTTAAGCCAGCAGCACAACTGTAGTCAAGGCACAACTTGTATCAACATGGGGGGAGGCTTTCAGTGCGTCAACCCAGTGTGTCCCCGTTCCCATGGAAACATCAGCTATGTCAAGACGTCTCCCTT TCAGTGTGAGAGAAACCCCTGCCCCATGGACAGCCGCTCCTGCCACCTGGCTCCTAAGACCGTCTCCTTCCACTACCTGTCCCTTCCCTCCAACCTGCAGACTCCCGCCACTCTTTTCCGTATGGCCACCGCTGCCGCCCCCGGGCGCACCGGGCCCGACAGCCTGCGCTTCGGCATAGTTGGGGGAAACTCCCGGGCCATCTTTGCTATGCAGcgttcagacagacagactggtgAGCTGATACTGGTCCAGCAGCTGCGTGGGCCGCAGGAGATCAGCGTCGACGTGGACATGTCTGAATACACTGACCGCACCTTTCAGGCCAAGCATGTGGCCAGGGTCCAAGTTCTGGTTTCACCTTACAACTTCTGA
- the LOC121911857 gene encoding fibulin-7 isoform X1, whose protein sequence is MALSFRRRCLLLLWLTAIQSSHAAVQTCMDKHQVVGVLRQMEKFLKGQEIRFTEGLRIMKSKLATLQNSVSKLPQADQSSAPTTCPSLEAPAHGTKFGSKYFVGHEVHFTCSQGYHLIGSATRVCRDNGTWTGISAVCKDISECASNPCQNGGTCVEGVNQYKCTCPQNWSGSHCQHQTQTAPPEWSVMNDPAFSRRPRCAQVNRAQHCSCDAGFHMSGTSDNSICQDVNECEVYRLDQGGKLCVHECVNVPGSYHCSCPSGYKLLPDGRSCEDVDECLSQQHNCSQGTTCINMGGGFQCVNPVCPRSHGNISYVKTSPFQCERNPCPMDSRSCHLAPKTVSFHYLSLPSNLQTPATLFRMATAAAPGRTGPDSLRFGIVGGNSRAIFAMQRSDRQTGELILVQQLRGPQEISVDVDMSEYTDRTFQAKHVARVQVLVSPYNF, encoded by the exons ATGGCACTGTCTTTTCGACGCAGGTGTTTGCTTTTGCTGTGGTTGACTGCTATTCAGAGTAGCCATGCTGCCGTTCAG ACATGCATGGATAAGCACCAGGTGGTTGGGGTGCTCCGTCAAATGGAGAAATTTCTGAAAGGCCAGGAGATACGGTTTACAGAAGGCCTCCGGATCATGAAGTCAAAACTGGCAACGCTTCAGAACTCTGTCTCTAAGTTGCCCCAAGCAGATCAGTCATCTG CTCCCACCACCTGCCCCTCCCTGGAAGCCCCTGCTCACGGAACGAAGTTTGGCTCAAAGTATTTTGTCGGACATGAGGTCCATTTCACTTGTTCCCAGGGCTACCATCTCATCGGTTCGGCCACACGTGTTTGCCGGGACAACGGCACCTGGACGGGCATCAGTGCCGTCTGTAAAG ACATCAGTGAGTGTGCAAGTAACCCCTGCCAAAATGGAGGTACCTGTGTGGAGGGTGTTAACCAGTACAAATGTACCTGCCCTCAGAACTGGAGTGGCTCACACTGCCAGCACCAAACCCAGACAG CACCGCCTGAGTGGAGTGTCATGAATGATCCAGCATTCAGCCGGAGGCCTCGCTGTGCCCAAGTGAACCGAGCCCAACACTGCAGCTGTGATGCGGGCTTTCACATGAGTGGCACCTCTGACAACAGTATCTGCCAGG ATGTGAATGAGTGTGAAGTTTACCGGCTGGACCAAGGAGGGAAGCTCTGTGTCCACGAGTGTGTCAATGTCCCAGGCTCGTACCACTGCTCTTGCCCCAGCGGCTACAAGTTGCTCCCAGATGGGCGGAGCTGTGAGG ATGTGGACGAATGTTTAAGCCAGCAGCACAACTGTAGTCAAGGCACAACTTGTATCAACATGGGGGGAGGCTTTCAGTGCGTCAACCCAGTGTGTCCCCGTTCCCATGGAAACATCAGCTATGTCAAGACGTCTCCCTT TCAGTGTGAGAGAAACCCCTGCCCCATGGACAGCCGCTCCTGCCACCTGGCTCCTAAGACCGTCTCCTTCCACTACCTGTCCCTTCCCTCCAACCTGCAGACTCCCGCCACTCTTTTCCGTATGGCCACCGCTGCCGCCCCCGGGCGCACCGGGCCCGACAGCCTGCGCTTCGGCATAGTTGGGGGAAACTCCCGGGCCATCTTTGCTATGCAGcgttcagacagacagactggtgAGCTGATACTGGTCCAGCAGCTGCGTGGGCCGCAGGAGATCAGCGTCGACGTGGACATGTCTGAATACACTGACCGCACCTTTCAGGCCAAGCATGTGGCCAGGGTCCAAGTTCTGGTTTCACCTTACAACTTCTGA